Part of the Paenibacillus sp. JNUCC32 genome is shown below.
CGGGTTCAAAAGCCACTTGTTTTTTTCCGCCTTCATACCCGATTACGACTTTCCCTTCTTCTTTACGGTTCTTTTTCAAACCGGAAAAAACGGAGAAATCAACGCTTCCCGGAAAATAGATTATTTTTTGGGGACTAAAATGCGTTTCAAGATGTTTGGCAAAAAAACTGGAAGCAACCTTTACGCTTTGGGCGTTTTTCAGAAATTTAACATACGTCTTTCTTCGTGAAGAATCATGATAATATCGTCCCATATCCGAACCCGGAGACATCGCGATAAAATGGTCGTCGATCACGTACACCGTCTTTTTCCCCATCTCCCGGGCCATCTCCAGATACTTATAAGCTTCGGGCTGAACCGTTCGGAAGAAGAGGACGATATCCGCTTCAGCCAGCCTTGATCTGTCCATCTCATCATCGGATCTGACGTCAAAGTCGCAAACTCCCATCTTCTCCAGATGGCGGAGGGGCTGCTCAATGCCGATTTTATAGGATGCGATTTTTTCCGATCCGACGATGAGTACGTTTATATCCCCTCTTTTCCCTCTTTTCCCCATGTTCCCGCTCTCTCCCCCGATTTTACGTTTTGAAGATATATCTCTTCCAATTATCGATGCATGTCTGAAGCGAAAAATGCTGCCGGGCTGACCTATGCGCATTCTCCTTGATTCTCTGCCGCATCGTCGGATCTTCAATCATGGCCTTGATTCCCTCATACCAATGCTGCTCGGTATGCTCAACCAAGTAGCCGGTTTCGCCCTGCTCGACCCAATGCGTATAAACAGGAGACTTCGAGTATATGCCCGGAATGCCGCAGGCACCGTATTCACGGAATTTGGTATTCGTTTTTCCCTTGTTAAATGAATTGTTGGCAAGCGGCGCAATCCCGATGTTCCAGTTGCTCTTATTAAGCTTTTTCAAAAACTCCTTGTATTCCATCCCCCCGCCTTCATATTTGACGCTTGGATGATCAGCCAGCGAAGGCGGAAGGTAGCCGTAAAATTCTAATCTCACGAACCCCCCGTAATAATCCAAAATTTTGTTCAACGCTGAAATGACGGGCACGAAATCTTCCTCTTTGTCCCCTCCTGCATAACCGATGACCACTTGCCCCTGATCCTTATCCGCCTTCTCGTTCTGGTCCAGCCACTCGAAATCGATGCTGGCAGGGAAGTAAATCACGTGTCTATTGTACCGCTCATGAATATAGGTGCCGAGATCAGGAGCATCGACTTTAATGATTTGCGTATTTTTCAAAAACTTAATAAACGTCTCTCGACGGATCGGATCGTTGTAATATTCGCCCACCGGAGTTGTTGGCTGAATCTCCAGGAAATTATCGTCAATAACATAGACCGTCCTTTTATTCAGCTGATGGGCCAGCTCTAGTAATGCATAGGCCGCCGGTTCCACATTGCGAACGAATACAATCGTGTTCGCGGCCGCAATCATTTCGTGGGTCACGTCGGTTTCCAGTTTCACGTCGAATTGCAGGTTCTCTTGTTTATTCAGCGTTTGGAGGGGCTGGATAACGCCGATTTCAAGCGACGGTATCATGCCTGCCGCGATAACCAGAACGTCCATCTTGGGCAGAGCCGTCTCGATGACGGCAACAGCGGTTTGGGACCTTTTCTGGGCATCGGCGCGCCCTTGAGCGAGCCCTTCCTCTTTTCCCCGCTGGAAACCGTCTAAACTGCCCTTTTGATATGCGCTAAGACGAACAGGATGGTGTTTTCGTTTTCCAGCTCGCTTTCGAGGCCTTATTTTTTTTCTTAAAGCCATCTTATCCTTCTCCTTTATAAGCTTCTTGATGACCGGCCTCCATACCCTCCGCATAACCAACGTTAAATCCTTCGTTATACGCTTTATCAAACCCCGCATCATAGGATTGATTGTATTCGGCAGCCGTTTGTCGCGGAGCTATTCTTCCTGGACCTTTTCTTCTCTTTCCCCCAAAAACTCGATTCGCCCCCTTCCCTCTTAAGCCTCTTCCACGGATTCCTTTTCTCTTCAACGCAGCACCGCCATTTTTTTTCCTTGCTCTCATCCGTCTCACCCTTTTCTCTTTAATTAAATGTTATCCGCCTTAATCACCGGAGGAGAAATGATTGGAATTTCCTCCCCATATTGCTGGATTTCGTGCTCGTTCACTAGCAGCGGCTCGTAAAAATCAAGGCGCCAAGCCGCTAAGACGAGCCGATTCAGGAATCGCTGCAGCCGATTCCCCTTGTACTGATAAACGCTGCCGTTCTTATGCTTGATCAGTTTGCCTTCTTGCTCCCAAGATTCCGTGGATGGAAAATACACAGTCCTCATACGCCCAACGGCTTCCTCCGCAGCCATGGGATCCCCGAGCGGCCAGCAGCGGAGATCAACCTGTGAAACCCGTACTGCCTGAATGCCGACGGCTCCATGAATCGTATGCCTGATTCCGTTCTCAATCCAATAGATTACCGAGTCTGCCCCTGTCACGAAGACACACGTCGGATACATATCAACGGTCCGCAGCTTCATGTCCCGGTTTAAGCTCCGCTGCCACTTCAGGGACAACATCTCATGAGGATCTTCCCACTTGCTGGAGTAGAAAGTAAGATTATTCGCATACACTTGTTCGAATCTGGAATTTAACGTCTTCATGCTGACGCTGCCATAATGGTGAATAAACGTATCCTTGGCGATAATGAGCTGCATTCCAAGAAGACGGGCACGCAGCCCATAATCGTCATCTTCACAGTTGCCGATCTCAAAGCCCTCGTCAAAATAACCCAATCGGTAAAAATCATCACGCCGAATCAACATGCAAAAACCTGTCAAGCGTTCTGTAACGGTCCAGCTGTGCGCATTAGAGTGATTGTATGATTTGGAGAATTGCTGCATCTCCGCGGTATCGTGGTAGCTTACATGAATAAGTTGCTCTCCGCTGATATAATTTGTCACCGGACCGACAATCCCGAACTGCGGGTCGCTGTGCAGACAGACGAGTAAATTCGTGAGCCAGTTGGTCGTTACAACGGAATCATTATTTAAGATCATCAACGTTGTTCCTTTTGCCATCATCAGTCCCTGATTTACAGCTCCTGCAAAGCCTAAATTTTCTTCATTGATTCGAAAGCGAAGCCCTTGGGAAGATTTGAGAAATTCCGCAGTTCCGTCATCGGATGCATTATCAATAATAATGAGTTCATACGGCGTGCCGGTATATTGAGCGATACTTTCAATGCATTCTTTTAAATAAGGAAGCTGATTATAGGTCGGTATAATGATACTTGTACCCTCAAAAACATTCCTGAATTGGGATATTCCCATATGCCGCCCCCGGCTGTATCCATCCTTGTAGCCGGAATGGAAGCCTTTGTTAAACCCGTCGTTGTAACCGTCCGTTTTATGATGGCTGATACGGTTCATAAGGTTGCTTCCCCGCTTGCTAAGGAATCAGCCAGATGCCCGAAATCGACAGCGACCTTTCCGAGCTCGGAGGCAATTCGCTCTGTAATGATAACAGCCGGAATGCCGGCGCCCACCAGCGCGATGTCGAATGGATGCCCTCGAATTTCATCCATGATTCTGGGAATATCGTGGATACCTTCCACGGGGGCCACCGTGCCCGCCACCTTGATTCCGCGGCCCGACAGCACCCGTGAAAGACCGGGAGCGGAATTGCCCACCACGAGAACTCGACGTCCTGCAAGGATCCCTCCCAGTAAACCTTCCAAATGCAATGCATAGTTGACCGTCGATAACGTTAGTTGCAACTTTCGATAATCAATGCCATGCGCTTTAAAAACCGAAAAGCCCAGAGGTTGAAAGTTCGGCAATCTTAGTTTGGGAATGCCAACGATATCGGCCTTTCTCACGGAGGCTGCCAACATATCTCTTGCTTTTAGATCAGGTAAACGAACACCGGCATAACTTAAAAAATGTCCTTCTTTACGCACTTCGTCCGTGTTCAAAACCAACTCCTGCGCAAGCGTAAGCAGTTCCCCATCCCCTAAGCGGATAACGGACAACGGGGAGCTTGAATCCAAAGCTTCGTTAAGCCTCCTTGCAACCTCCGCCGCGCTTAGAAGACGATAATATTGAGAACTCATTTGTTCCATACCAGCTTCGATAATCTGGCGAACCGAAATTTCAGGAAGAATCTCTAGCTCCGGGAGTATCGAGTCCACGATCCCTTCTCCTCCTTCATATAATCCCTTCGCGTACTCCTCTCCCGAGCTTGGTTTTGCCATCGTTTCGGGTTCCGAAGGCCGCGACCTCATCATCGCCTGGTCGTAGCCGGTATCAAAGCCTTCATTAAACGAAGCTGCCGCTTGTTCCAGCAATTTCTGGGTACAGTCGCTTGGCGTTTGGCCTTTTGTTCTCTGAAGAATAACTTTTCGCTTATGTCGCCTCTTTACCGGCCTGTGTCTTCTTTTCTCTAAGTGCTGCCGTATGATGATCACCCCGTCTTACGCACAATATATTCTTTGGAACTCATTAGGAAACGGGTATAACAATCCAATTTGGCTTGACTCAAGGAAAAATGATACGAAGCATCGTGCTCAATCGTTTATGGTAGGTATGATCCTTTCTTGTTCTTATCAAGCCATTTAAAGCAATTCGCTGTCGCTCTTCCTCATGACGCAAGTAATAGTCGATTTTATCCATCAGTTCATCATAAGAGCCGTAGGTTTCTATTTCCGTACCTGGGGAATATAACTGATCCATATCGTGGCGGATATCCGATAACTGAAGCGTGCCACAGCCGGATATTTCAAACGTGCGGGGATTGACGGAAAGCGCCTTTACCTTTCTGCTGTTGGCGTTGATTGTATCGTCATCGGATGAACGGTGATGGTTGATGACGATCTTGGCTCCATTGTAGTACGTTGCCGTGTCCTCCGGCGTCATCCAATCGCCGAGCTTAATCTTGTCGGACAGCTGGGCGTAATGTTTCATCCGGTCCCACCACCATCCGGAAATGACGACTTTTTTATTATTCAATATCGGGGCCAGATGATCCATTAACTCCACTCTGTTCCAATAGGCCGTTCCGATAAAACAAATATCGGTCTGATTGGAGGTCGGCACATGCTTCGGATAAAATACGTTCGGATTGACTGCAAAAGGCAAGTGATACACATGCTGACAACCTAAATCGCGATAAAATGATACGCAGTTGGATTCAAGCGTAAAGATATAATCGTAACGGGGAGCGATCGAAACCGTCCAGTCCGTATAGTACGGGTCATCCGTAAACCAAATCGCCGTTTTAAATCCGCTATCCCGGAGCGCTTTGAGCGTATCGGCTTCCAAAACGACACCGTTTAAAGCAAGTACTAGGTCCGGCTGGAATTTCTTAGCCAAAAGGACGATATCTTCTGAAGGGCTCGCAACCGAGAGACTTCTGACCAGTCCCTTTAATGCGTCAGTCACCGCCTGATCCAGCGCAGGATAAGGAACGCCAATGCCTGCAGTGACATAAAGAATACGGAGATCGCGGACCTGCTCCTCTTCCTTGGGTAAGGACCTTATTACCGCATCGGAAAAACCGAGCCTGTATCCCTCTCTCCGTCCCACTGAGTAACCATTTCTGTATCCTTCCAACTGGGCGGATTGCTCTCCCCCCTGAAGCAGCAAATGCTCATTCATTGTTCTCATGCGGTCAGGCCTCCGGATTTATTCATTCCCGAAATAGGGTTCACCACAATCGGCCACTGGCTTGGTACAAGGACTGGAAGGTTCCGGCGTCCGTCCACCATCCGTCTAATATGTCATAGGTAAGCTGCCCCTTCGATGCATACACATTGTTCACGTCGGTAATTTCCAATTCGCCTCGTGCCGATGGTTTTATGGTTCGGATCGTTTCAAACACCGTCGAATCATACATATAAATACCGGTTACGCAATAATCGGATTTAGGCTCCTCCGGCTTCTCTTCGATCATGACGATGTTGTCTTTCTCCAAGACGGGAACACCGTATCTCTTCGGATCAAGAACTTTCTTCAGAAGCACGCGCGCTCCAGCGGCCTGTTTTTCAAAAGCTTGCACAAAGGTGATTAGATGATCCTCAAACAGATTATCGCCAAGAAGCACAACGAACTTTTCGCCAGGTGTTATGAACGGTTCGGCAAGGTATAATGCTTGGGCAATCCCCCCGGCTTCTTCCTGGATTTTAAATGTGACGCTTACTCCCCATTCTTTTCCGCTGCCGATCAGGTCTGTATACAGACCAGCCGATTGCTTGCCGATCACGATGAGAATTTCCTCGATGCCCGCTTTTTTGAATTTCTCGATTCCGTGACATATCATCGGAACCTTCCCGACAGGCAGCAGATGTTTATTTATGACTTTGGTCAGTGGATAAAGCCGGGTACCCGTACCTCCTGCCAGAATGACGCCCTTCATATAATCCTTCCTTTCGCAAAATAGATGATTATACATAGATCGTTGGATCGACGCCCCATTTATCCATGAATTTTTGTTTGTTTGTATCGATAAGATGCTTCACTTGGCTCATGTCCTGCTTGGCAAAGCTGGCACTCCCATGATGAAAAACGAAAACATCGCCCGCGATCCTGAACGTATACCCCGCATTCCTGGCCCGGTAACAATAGTCATCGTCTTCAAAATGACCTGGTGAATATCGTTCGTCCAGCAGTCCGATGCGATCCATCAATTCCCGTTTAAACAGGAAACATAAGCCTACGATTCGATCCACTTGAAGCCACTTACTGGCATCCGGCTCATTCAGCTGGTTCGACATCTCTTCTAAGCTGGTATAAGGCATATCGATCTGTTGTTTTCCGCTTGCATAGTTGGTAAGCGGCCCGACGATTCCGATCTTGGTTTCGCTGTTCAAACAATTCAACATATTCTGCAACCAATTGCGGGTGACGATGACATCATTATTCAGCAGGAGCAGCGTATCGCCGGTTGCAATTTTCAAACCCTTGTTGCATGCAGCTGGAAAGCCAATGTTGTTTGCCAACGAAATGAAGGTAATCCCCTCCTGACGGCAGATGTCAACGGTGCCGTCGGAGGAACCATTATCAACAACGATGATCTCGTAAGGCTCATTCGTATGGCGTTTAATGGAATAAATGCAATCCTTTAGCAGCTCCCTGCCATTGAAAGTCGGAATAATGATGCTTGTTTTTTTCATAGCTACCACCTTCTAAACCTTGGTTAGCTGCCTTTGTCTAATCTGATCCATAAAAGATAGCCGCGGCCCCTTTATGTCGAATACCGTTTTGAGAGCTTCGATGTGGTCTCCGATGATCAAATCGGCAACTGCATTTTGTTGTCCGACATTTCGAGCTCGGAGCCGATTTTTCGTAATCACGTCTACGCTGGCTGGTGCATTTATTTTCAAACCCTTTTCAAGGGCGATGACTTGCGCTTTCGGTGGGACAGATAAATTGGCGTATCCGATGATTTGGGCAGCTTCCTTCCTTATCGCGTGAGGTACCGCGGTAAGCGAATTGGCTTCGAGATCCGCCCTGCCCATGGATCGGTTAATAAACTCCTTCACTATGGTTACGTAGTCTCTGCTGGAAAACATCCCGATCAATGGAGAAATATCATTTAAGGCAATATCGCTACCCTGTTCAATGGCATCAATGAAAGGTACGAGATGCTCTGCTAATATCGGAACATCTCCATCAAGGAACAGCAGAATTTCAGAATCGGCTAACTTCGCCCCGACCGCTCTGCCAACATCGTGTCCCAAAGCTTGTTGGTAGTGTACAATGATGGCTTTCGATTGGTTTCGGATCATTTCAAAGCTTTCATCGGTGGATCCGTTCACCACAAAAATGATTTCATGAAGCGGCAGCCGATGAAGCTGCTCCAGCAATTTAATAATCGTGTCTTTCTCGTTCATCACCAAGACGATCGCCGCTACCCTTTTGTCCGTCGGCAGGAGAACGGCATTTCCTAGATATATTCCGGAATGCTTACTGTGTCCTTCCACAAATTTGGACGCCGCTGCGTGGTAAACCGTCCATGGCAGCGGTTTGACTGAATGGTACCAGCGATTCCAGCTCTCGTTCACTTTGATATGTGGGGGTGTATCCGCCGTTGTTGAAACTTCATGGGCCGCTTGCTGATAACCGGCAGCATAAGCTCTCTCATTCCAATTGTCGACCGCTCCGTTTGAAATCCGGCGATTCTTGAACATAAGAGCCCCTAATTTATGACCGCTCCGTTTTCTCTTGGTCCTTGCTCTTTTATTTATGCGTTTCATTGCTCTCCTTAAAGAACTTGAGGCGGGTATCATACCTCGTCTCCGCTTTCTTCGCACCATCTCATCACCACACGCTTTCTCTTTTTCGTGCGAGATCCGATCGATTTCCCCGCATGCCGGATTGAGAGATTAACCAATCTATTGCTTCCAAATGATCCCCCACAATCAGGGTTTCAAGGGGATCATTCCCTCTGGTTCTACCCCTCCTGGGATTTCTTTTTCCTACATCCACGTAATGAATCCCCCGTACCTTCAAGCCATTATAAATGGCCATTGCTTGAGCTTTCGGAGGAACGGCCAAATTGTCGATACCAATCAGATTTACCGCTTTTCGGCTCATTGCATGTGGAATGGTTGTAAGTGAAGCTCCTTTCAAATCGGGATTGGATACCAAAATGTTTAACGTATGCTTAGCGAGGATAACGCTGTGAACGTGATGTTTATCGGTCGGACCCAAATACTTGTTCAAAGCCACGTCCACCCCCTCTTCTACGGCTTTTGTCAAAGGGGTCATATCACTTGCTTTGATTACGATGTCTGCATCGGTAAACAGCAAGATGTCTCCTCTAGCCGCTGCAGCGCCGATACTTCGTCCCACGTCATGACCGAGCGGAAACGGCAGGTGGATCACCCTCGCTCCGGTGCTCTGAGCAATTTCTGCCGTACCGTCCGTTGAACCATTGGCAACAACGATAACCTCTGTGTTGGCGTGCACTTGGTTGGCTTGCCGAATGACTGCCGCAATGGTCTTCGCTTCGTTCATGGCAGGAATGATGACGGATACCTTCGGAAACTCGGCATTTATGATCGGGGACAAGGATCCTCTCCTCTTTTTTCTGTTAACGGGACTCGCAGGACTTCGTTTCGACATGTTTCTCACCTGCCAAGTTGGGATTAAGAACACTTCCTCCTCATTTTATGTATAGGTTTATTTACTGTAACGGCGTTCGTACCTTACACCGAAATAAAACGTCCATGGACCATCGAACATACCGCTATCTTTCTCAACGCATAAACTACAGGTAATACGATGAAAGGGAGTGAAGACTTATCAGAACGATTCGAGACCTGATCCGTGAATTCGAGCGAGGTAATGCCTACGTTAATGTTCGCACGATCCAAAATCCGAACGGAGAAATTTGCGGCCAGTTCGGCGGTAGGTTATTAAAAGCAAAGTTTCAGTCCATTTAAAAATAAGTGGGCGATACCGGGTTGTTAGGTTTTGTCGAATGGCTAATTTATTCTGGCTGACTATTAACAAGTGGATAAAGACAGTTAATAAATGGCTTTTTCACATTCAATTGTATTCATATGTTAACTGTTTTTTTATAATCTTTGATATCAGGGGGTTATCGGAATGAAACTAGAATCCCTTATTAAAAATACGTTTAATTTAAAAGACGATATAAATGTTTTGGATACACACGGTCCTGGACAACTGGATGGATGGGATTCATTAGGGAATATGCGTTTATTCATTGCAATAGAAAAAACATATCAAATATCAATAGCCTTTGAAGAAATAATGATAATTAAAACGGTTTTAGATATAAAAAAGCTTTTAGGAAATAAAGGAGTGGAGGTATCTTGAAAGAACCACTTACTGTAATACAAGCGATATACATTCATTCAAAACATAATCCGCATAAAGTGGCTTTAATTAAAGGAGAGAAGACAATAACTTACTGTGAACTTTATAAGAATATAGTATCGGCGTCATTATTCCTTACAAGTATTGGAGTCTACCCAGGAGCTAAGATTGTTCTTTCGGCTTCTAATTCACTTTCTTTTATATATGGATATTTTGCAACTCATTTATTGGGAGCAATATCGGTACCCATTGATCCCAATATTACAAAGGACAATTTCGATTACATTATACGCACTGTTCTGCCTCAAGCTATTTTTATGTCACAACCAATTTCAAACTCAAGGTCAATTGAAGATCTTGTTGTTGAACAAACACCTAAAATAAGGGATAAGCAAAATTTTCCTGATTGTGATACTGTTGCTGATATCATGTTTACTACAGGCACGACAGGTAAACCCAAAGGTGTTGTCCTAACTCATAGCAGTATTATTTCCACTGCCAAAAATATTAATATGTTTATTGGTAATGGAGCAGAAGATGTTGAAGTTGTACCTCTTCCTTTAAGTCATTCTTTTGGTCTAGGAAGGTTACGATGCAATATGTTAAGCGGGTCAACATTGATAATAACAGATGGTTTTTTGGACCTTCAATCCATTATTATGGCTATCAACAAGTGGAATGCCACCGGTTTCAGCTCCGTTCCTACCGGCTTGTCTCTTTTATTTAATATGATGGGTGATCGAGCAGGCGAATTACTAAGGAATCTTAATTATATAGAAATTGGCAGTTCTCCAATGACCGTTGACTTTAAGAAAGAGTTAATGCGTTTACTGCCGACTACACGTATTTGTATGCATTATGGTCTAACGGAAGCTTCGCGATCAGCATTTATTGAGTTTCATTCTTCTTCAAAAGATCTTGATTCCATTGGAAAACCTGTCGGCTCCATCAAGATGGAGATTTTAGATGATAAGGGCAACATTCTACCGGATAACAAAGTTGGGCATATTGCGATTCAAGGAAGTAACGTAATGAAGGAATATTTTAATAACGATCGATTAACTAAGGAATCTTTTGTAGATGGTTGGTTTTTGACAGGAGATATGGGTTTCAAAAACAAAGAAGGATTCTTTTATCTATTTGGCAGAAAAACGGATATCATTAATGTTGGAGGAAGAAAGGTCTCTCCTGCAGAAGTGGAAGAAGCATTAATAAAACACCCTCATATTCTTGATTGTGCTTGTATAGGTGTAGCAGATCCTGACGGCTTCTCAGGAGAAGTTGTTAAAGCCTGTTTGGTTGGAGATTCCGAAAAAATTTCAGTGAAAGAAATCGCCTATTTTTTAAAAGGGAAAATTGAATCCTATAAGATACCACAAATATTCGAATGGGTTGATAGTATTCCTAAGACAAACTCCGGGAAAATAAAAAGATATCTATTGAAAAAATGACAAAAGTAAAGACACTACCCTAACACGGTCAGTGTCTTTATATTTGTATATCAATCAAGTAAGGGCATTTTATCGGATGTTATAAAATGGATTTCATAAAGCTTAAAAATTTTTGATGTGGAATGGCATAATTACCTGAGACATGCTCTCCATCTTTTACATTACTAATCACAACCGAACCCAGATGGATGTTTGAATGATCTCCGATTGTTATTCGGTTACTTATACATGCGCTTGGTCCTATCCATGCATGATCTCCAATAACAGCCCTTCCTGCTATAACAACATTTGACGCGATCAAAGTTCCTTCCCCGATTCGTACGGAATGACCTATTTGTACTAAATTATGGATTTTAGTTTGATCCTGAATTAGGGTTGTCTCTCGATATAATCCCTTATCAATACATGAGGAGTACCCGATCTCAACTTCATGTCCGATTTCTACTCTTCCCGCATGGCGAACCGTTAAAATGTCATTGCTCCCACGGATATGTTGAAATCCTTCTGAACCTATCACTGCCCCTGCCCTTATAATGCTTCCCCGTCTTATAGTCACATTATCTAAAATGACAGCCTTAGGCTCAATGATAACATCATCCTCAATTACAACACCAATATTGGATATATAGGCGGTGGGATCGATCAGCGCTTTTGCCGATATTTGCGGCAACTTACTTCCAAAATTATAAAAATCGGTCATTTTAGCTAGAAAATTGTGTGTTTTAAAAAACAACATTCTAGGATCAGGGTGGACGATCCAACTTGTTGAAGGGTATTCGTCCATAAAAAATTTATGATTTTGTGAGATGATGATAGCCGCTACATTTGGATTACGTATTGCACGATTGATCTGAAAATCTTTTTCAGCAAAAGTGAGACAATTCGGCAAAGTAGAATCAAGGGGGCCTAAGTTATCTATTTCGCAATCTTTACTTACATAATTTTTTAGTGATTCAATTTCTGATAGCCACATACTTCACTACCTCTTTATTCTAACATTAATTTTTCTTATTCTCTTTAATAAAGTCTTTGATATATTGAACAAATTGTTTCGCTCGAACATTATTTGTATGATACTTCTGAACAAATTTATATCCTTTTTTCGAAATTCTTCTTCGTTCATCCCTATTTTCTTTATAATACATTGCTTTTTCCAAAAAATTACTTTTATTACATGCTACAAAATGCACCCCATCCTTAAAACCCAATTCATAAATATCTTGATTGGCCTCTGCTAATAGTAATGTATTGCATGCAAGTGCCTCAAAAAACTTTAATACAGGAATTTTAAATTCACTTCCGCAGGTGAAAAACATTTTTGAACGATTTAGTTCTTTTGCGTATTTGATATCAACATAAAGATCTTTATTAAACGCAACCCTATGACCTGGGTGAGGCCGGAATACAAACCCCTTTACATTTTGCATTTTTTTCAAAACAGATTCTCGAAAAGGATATCTGCCTTCACGAGTTTTTGATTTGTTTAGTTCCCTAGATTTATGAAAAACCTGCCCCATTAGTAAATAGGTTATATCTTTTTTTAGTTTCCAGTCTTTCATTATTTCAGGATTAATTGAGAAGGGCAGCCATCTTAGTTTGTTTGAATATTGCGGAAACACTTCGATAAAACGTTGTTTGGATCTAGAAAAAATTATATCAATTTTATTGGATTCAATATATTCTATCCGTGTTTCTTTTGAATAATGTTTATCCAAAACAAAACAACCTTTGGGAATATCCACCTGATCAAGACCGGTAATTCGAGGGGCAAACGCATAGCCCCAAGCGATATCATAATGAACGATACAATCAGGTTGAAAATTTAACTTTTTTAAGATTTCTAAAATATTCCCATCTTCATACCAATATCGAACGGTTGCGAATTTTTCGATTTCTCTTATCGATTCAAATTTTTGTTTATGCTTTGCATACATAGTATCAAAAGGTTTGATAAGAAAAAGTATTTTTAATTTATCCATATTTACACCTCAGTAAATTTTGATCATACAATCGGCTTTATCTTCCTCTCGCTTACATATGCATTAATTGGTCTAGCATAT
Proteins encoded:
- a CDS encoding glycosyltransferase family protein, which codes for MGKRGKRGDINVLIVGSEKIASYKIGIEQPLRHLEKMGVCDFDVRSDDEMDRSRLAEADIVLFFRTVQPEAYKYLEMAREMGKKTVYVIDDHFIAMSPGSDMGRYYHDSSRRKTYVKFLKNAQSVKVASSFFAKHLETHFSPQKIIYFPGSVDFSVFSGLKKNRKEEGKVVIGYEGGKKQVAFEPVIGALHKIIGKYGDKLRIEFCGYVPDELREKPQVFTESYDENYKNFLKRLYRSNWDIGLAPLERTLLHDCKSNNKFREYSACRIPGIYTSSPAYDEWVAGKENGLIVSGESDDWYEAMVQLIEQPELRQSIAERAEQVAWANFSVEACAERWRSQILMSE
- a CDS encoding glycosyltransferase codes for the protein MALRKKIRPRKRAGKRKHHPVRLSAYQKGSLDGFQRGKEEGLAQGRADAQKRSQTAVAVIETALPKMDVLVIAAGMIPSLEIGVIQPLQTLNKQENLQFDVKLETDVTHEMIAAANTIVFVRNVEPAAYALLELAHQLNKRTVYVIDDNFLEIQPTTPVGEYYNDPIRRETFIKFLKNTQIIKVDAPDLGTYIHERYNRHVIYFPASIDFEWLDQNEKADKDQGQVVIGYAGGDKEEDFVPVISALNKILDYYGGFVRLEFYGYLPPSLADHPSVKYEGGGMEYKEFLKKLNKSNWNIGIAPLANNSFNKGKTNTKFREYGACGIPGIYSKSPVYTHWVEQGETGYLVEHTEQHWYEGIKAMIEDPTMRQRIKENAHRSARQHFSLQTCIDNWKRYIFKT
- a CDS encoding glycosyltransferase family 2 protein, yielding MNRISHHKTDGYNDGFNKGFHSGYKDGYSRGRHMGISQFRNVFEGTSIIIPTYNQLPYLKECIESIAQYTGTPYELIIIDNASDDGTAEFLKSSQGLRFRINEENLGFAGAVNQGLMMAKGTTLMILNNDSVVTTNWLTNLLVCLHSDPQFGIVGPVTNYISGEQLIHVSYHDTAEMQQFSKSYNHSNAHSWTVTERLTGFCMLIRRDDFYRLGYFDEGFEIGNCEDDDYGLRARLLGMQLIIAKDTFIHHYGSVSMKTLNSRFEQVYANNLTFYSSKWEDPHEMLSLKWQRSLNRDMKLRTVDMYPTCVFVTGADSVIYWIENGIRHTIHGAVGIQAVRVSQVDLRCWPLGDPMAAEEAVGRMRTVYFPSTESWEQEGKLIKHKNGSVYQYKGNRLQRFLNRLVLAAWRLDFYEPLLVNEHEIQQYGEEIPIISPPVIKADNI
- a CDS encoding GT-D fold domain-containing glycosyltransferase, with the translated sequence MDSILPELEILPEISVRQIIEAGMEQMSSQYYRLLSAAEVARRLNEALDSSSPLSVIRLGDGELLTLAQELVLNTDEVRKEGHFLSYAGVRLPDLKARDMLAASVRKADIVGIPKLRLPNFQPLGFSVFKAHGIDYRKLQLTLSTVNYALHLEGLLGGILAGRRVLVVGNSAPGLSRVLSGRGIKVAGTVAPVEGIHDIPRIMDEIRGHPFDIALVGAGIPAVIITERIASELGKVAVDFGHLADSLASGEATL
- a CDS encoding CgeB family protein; this translates as MRTMNEHLLLQGGEQSAQLEGYRNGYSVGRREGYRLGFSDAVIRSLPKEEEQVRDLRILYVTAGIGVPYPALDQAVTDALKGLVRSLSVASPSEDIVLLAKKFQPDLVLALNGVVLEADTLKALRDSGFKTAIWFTDDPYYTDWTVSIAPRYDYIFTLESNCVSFYRDLGCQHVYHLPFAVNPNVFYPKHVPTSNQTDICFIGTAYWNRVELMDHLAPILNNKKVVISGWWWDRMKHYAQLSDKIKLGDWMTPEDTATYYNGAKIVINHHRSSDDDTINANSRKVKALSVNPRTFEISGCGTLQLSDIRHDMDQLYSPGTEIETYGSYDELMDKIDYYLRHEEERQRIALNGLIRTRKDHTYHKRLSTMLRIIFP
- a CDS encoding sugar phosphate nucleotidyltransferase; translated protein: MKGVILAGGTGTRLYPLTKVINKHLLPVGKVPMICHGIEKFKKAGIEEILIVIGKQSAGLYTDLIGSGKEWGVSVTFKIQEEAGGIAQALYLAEPFITPGEKFVVLLGDNLFEDHLITFVQAFEKQAAGARVLLKKVLDPKRYGVPVLEKDNIVMIEEKPEEPKSDYCVTGIYMYDSTVFETIRTIKPSARGELEITDVNNVYASKGQLTYDILDGWWTDAGTFQSLYQASGRLW
- a CDS encoding glycosyltransferase family 2 protein, whose protein sequence is MKKTSIIIPTFNGRELLKDCIYSIKRHTNEPYEIIVVDNGSSDGTVDICRQEGITFISLANNIGFPAACNKGLKIATGDTLLLLNNDVIVTRNWLQNMLNCLNSETKIGIVGPLTNYASGKQQIDMPYTSLEEMSNQLNEPDASKWLQVDRIVGLCFLFKRELMDRIGLLDERYSPGHFEDDDYCYRARNAGYTFRIAGDVFVFHHGSASFAKQDMSQVKHLIDTNKQKFMDKWGVDPTIYV